The genomic interval CTACCGTGTCACCGTCGACGGTCAGACCTACGACGTCGAGGTCGACGATCCGCGCGCGCGTCCGGTGACCGCCCGCATCTCGGGCGCCACGTACACCGTCGACGTCGATTCGGCGCCGGCCGAAACCGCATCCGGAGACAGCGCCCGTGCGGACGCCGCGCCGGCCGTGAAAGAGCCGGGCCCCGCCGAGAAAACGCCTTCCGGCTCGGCCCCCGCCGTGGAAACTGCCGGCAAGGCGCCGTCCGGCGCCGGCGAGGGCGGTTCGCCGCGCACGATGAACGCTCCGATACCCGGGGTCGTTTCAAGAGTATCGACCCGCCGCGGCCAGACGGTGGCGCGCGGCGACGAGTTGCTTACCATCGAAGCGATGAAGATGTTCAACGTCATGCGCTCTCCCTGGGCGGGCAAGGTGAAGACGATCCATGTCAAGGATGGGGACCAGGTTGTGCAGGGGCAGCCGCTCGTCACCGTGACGCCCCGCTGAGCCGAACCACGCCCGCCGTGCCCGAAGTCCTCGCCCTCGACCCCGGCATCCTGCTGATGTTCGCCGTCGGCGGGACCTTGATCTACCTCGCCATCGCGAAGCAGTACGAGCCTACGCTGCTGCTGCCGATCGGCTTCGGGGTCATCCTGGGCAACCTTCCGAATTCACCGATGAACGAGCCGGGCGGGATGCTGCACATCCTGAACGAGTTCGGCATCCAGACGGAGCTCTTCCCACTGTTCATCTTCATCGGTATCGGTGCGATGATGGACTTCCGGCCGCTCCTGTCACAGCCGTACTTCGCCATCCTCGGCGCGGCCGGGCAGCTCGGCATCTTCGCGACGCTCATCCTGGCCACGCTGCTCGGCTTTCCGCTCAACCAGGCGGCGTCAATCGCCGTGATCGGCGCCATCGACGGGCCGACCAGCATCTATGTCTCGTCGCTGCTCGCGCCGGAACTGCTGGCCCCGATCGCGGTGACCGCCTACTCCTACATGAGCCTGGTGCCGATCATTCAGCCGCCCATCATGCGGCTGATGACCACCCGGAAGGAGCGGCGCATCCGGATGGCGTACGCTCCGCGCCCGGTGCCGCGCCTGGCGGTGATCCTCTTCCCGATCACGGTGACGGTCGTCGTCGGCCTGCTCGTGCCGGAGTCGGCGCCCCTCGTCGCCACGCTGATGCTGGGCAACCTGCTCAGGGAATCGGGCGTGGTCGCGCAGTTGACCAAGTCCGCGTCGAACGAGCTGGCGAACCTCTCCACCCTCTTCCTCAGCCTGACCATCGGCAGCCTGATGCAGGCCGAGACGTTCCTGCAGACCCAGACCCTCTACATTCTGCTGCTCGGGCTCGGCGCCTTCGCGCTCGATACGGTGGCGGGGGTCTTCTTCGGGAAGATCCTGTGCGTCGTGACCGGCGGACGGATGAACCCGCTGGTCGGCGCGGCCGGGATCAGCGCCTTCCCGATGAGCGGCCGTCTCGTCCAGCGCGTGGCTCAGGAGGAGGACTTCACCAACCACGTCCTCATGCACGCGATGGGCGCGAATACCGCCGGCCAGCTCGGCTCCGTCATCGCCGGCGGCGTCCTCCTCTCACTGGTCAGCAACGTCCTGGGGTAGGGCGCGGGCAACCTCTCATCGAACCAGTCTTTCGAGCAGCAGGCTGGCCAGGTCCCGCCGGGCATCCAGAACCGACGAAAGTCAGCCACCCGCCTCCGTAGTCAGGCGTGATCGAATGTCCTCAGGCAGGCTCGACCGGTTCCCCGGTGTAGAAGGCGGTCGTGCGCCGAGTCGAGGCGCTCGCGACATCCGGATCCGCTCCCGCTGCGACGGCAGCCTGTCCCCAGCCGTCGCTGCTGCCCGTGATGAACGCCCTGCCGTCCCGCGAAGCGGCAAACTCCGCTTCGTCCGGCTTCGGCGCGTCCGGCTTCGCGAGATGGAGGGCGAGGCCGAGAAGGCCCAGCTCCCAGCCGACACCCACCGCGCCGGGGCCGTACTCGTCCCAGTGCGGGGAGAGACGCGCGGTATGTGTGAGCGTCAGCCGCGCGCGGCCTGCGCCATCGTCAACCACCCTCACGTCTACCCAACTGACATCCCCGGCGAACTCCCACGTAATCGTGAATTGAGACGGTCGATCGCAGGCCGTGATGACGCCCCCCGCGTTGCCTTGCAACTGATAGCGACCACCGAGTTCGAGGCGGCCGCTGACCGGCAGGAACCAGCGGGGGATGCGCTCGGCGCTCGTCACCGCATCCCACAGGTCCTCGACCGTCGTCGCGTAGCGGCGGGAAAGCGTGACCGAGCCGGCGGACTGTCCGTCCCGCTCCAGCAACGAGACGAAGCGCTCCACGGTGCCAAGCTGACCGTCAACATCGAATTCCATAGAAGTTGTATCCCCCATCGGATCGAATCCGGGCGGGATCGTAGCGCTTTGGGGCACGCGCGTCGTTCGCACCTGCGAGAATGGGCGGATGCCTGCGGCCGAGGCGGCCGGTCTGGATCCCCGCCGCGTCTACGAAGACCGACGCGCCGCGCGCCGAACGGCGCATGCGGCAGCCGAGCGGAGGCACCACGCCACCGGGATGCTCAGGCTGGCAGTACTGGGCATCGCCGCCGTGCTGGGCATCGGCATCGTCGGGGGCGCCGGATACTCCGGCTGGTGGCTGCTGGCCCCGCTGGCCGGGGTCTTCGGGCTGGGGGTGCGGCTCGACCGGATCGAGGCGGAACGCGCGCGCCTGGCACGCGCCATCGCGTTCTACGACCGCGGCCTGGCGCGACTGGACGACGCCTGGGCGGGAACCGGCGACCGCGGGGACGAGTTCGCGGACCCGAGACACCTCTATGCCGCGGACCTCGACCTCTTCGGTGAGGGATCGGTATTCCAGCGGCTCTGCGCGGCACGTACACGGCGTGGCATGGGCACACTCGCCGCATGGCTCCTGTCGCCTGCTCCACCCGGCAGGGTCCGCGACCGGCAGGACGCCGTCGACGAGCTCTCATCGAACCTCGATCTCCGCGAAGACCTGGCGGTGCTGGGCGACGACACGCGAGCCGTGGTCGATGCCCAGGCGCTGGCGATCTGGGGTGCGGCCCCGCCGGACTCCTTTTCGCCGGCCCTGCTCGCGGCGGGGCGCATCGCGTCGGTCGCCGGCGGACTGGCTGTGGCCGCAGGCGTCGCCTACTTGCTGTCAGGAGTGCGTTCGCTGGAGCTGAGCGACGGCGTCCGATCGCTGCTCGGTTGGTACTTCGTCGCCGCCGTGATCGGGGTGGTCCTCGTACAAAGGCGCATCCAGCCGATCGCGGCCCGCGTCTTCGAGGGGGTCGCCCCCCCGGCGCGGGACATCGCGTTGCTGGGCGCCGTGCTCGACCGGCTGGAGACCGAGCGCTTTCGCGCGCCGCGCCTCGCGGAGCTTCGCGCCCGGCTCGACGTTGACGGGGAGCGAGCGTCACGGCAGGTCGCCCGGCTGACCCGCCTGAGGGAGCAGGTCGACTCGCGCCGCAACGCCATGGCGCGGCTCATCGGCTTCTTCGTTGTCTGGGACCTGCACCTCGCGCATGCCGTCGAGCGCTGGCGCCTCGCCTCGGGCCCGAAGCTCGGCAAGTGGCTCGGCACGGTCGGGGAACTGGAAGCACTGGCGTCACTGGCTGGCTATCGGTTCGAGCGGCCGGAGGACGTCTGGCCCGAGTTCGCGGACGGTGCGCCGCAATTCGAAGCGGACGCCCTGGCCCATCCGCTGCTGAACGCGGACGCCGTCGCGAACGATGTCCGCCTGGACCATCACCCGCAGGTGCTGGTGCTAAGCGGATCGAACATGTCGGGCAAGAGCACGCTGCTCCGCGCCATCGGCGTCAACGCCGTCCTTGCCCAGGCGGGCGCGCCGGTGCGGGCGCGACGCCTGCGGATGTCGCCGCTGACGGTCGGCGCGTCGATTCGCATCGTCGACTCGCTGCTGGACGGGAGTTCCCGGTTCCATGCCGAGATCCTCCGCCTGCGGGCCATTCTGGCGACGGCGCACCTGGAAGAACCGGATGACGATGGCGCCCCCGGCGACGCAGGGCCAGTCCTATTCCTGATCGACGAATGCCTGCACGGTACGAACTCGCACGACCGGCGGGTCGGCGCCGACGCCGTCGTCGGAAGTCTGGTCGAGCGCGGCGCGATTGGCATCGTGACGACGCACGATCTTGCCCTCACGGCTATTGCCGACGCGCTCGGTTCGCGCGCCGTGAACGTCCATTTCACGGATCACCTGGCGAACGGCAAGCTGCGCTTCGACTATCGGCTACGGCCGGGCGTGGTCGGGAAAGGCAACGCCCTGGAATTGATGCGGGCCGTCGGCTTCGAGATTCCGACGGCTTCCGCCAAGACCATGACTGAATGAACGTCCGCCGGCCTACCCCGTCATCCAGGTCTCGGCGGTCAGACCGGGCACGCGTTGAAACTCCGCGAGGTTGTGCGTAATCAGCTGGACGTCCCGAGCCAGGGCGTGAGCCGCGATCCACAGATCGTTCGGGCCGATCGGCTGGCCGATGGAGCGGAGATGCGCTCGGAGCTGGCCGTACCGCCTCGCGACTTCCGCGTCGAGTTCGACCACCTGTACCGCGCCGACAATGTCGTGTATAGCGGCAAGGCTGTCCCGCTTGCGATCCGAAAGGCAGGCTCCCCACTCCAGTTCACCCAGGACGATGATGGAGATTCCGCACTCACGAAGCGGCAATCGAGCCTCGAAGCCCTCCCGCCGCTTCATCGCGTAGATACACGTATTCGTATCGAGCATCGCTCTCAATCGAATGGCTCCCTCTTCTCAAGCGGCAACTCGCCCTTGCGCATCTCCGGCGTTGCAGCCTCGAAGTCATCGGGCAACCGTGCACCGTTCTTCAGGTAGTCGTCCCAATCCTCGAACATGGGGCTCAGCACGACATGGCGGCCCTCACGCCGAATCAGGACCCGGTCCGTGTCGAAGCGGAATTCCTTCGGCAGCCGCACCGCCTGGGACCGCCCGGTCATGAACACTCTCGCAATTTTCCGATCATCGCGCTCCTCCTTCTTGCTACCTAATCGCCTGGCGCCGGCCGGTCTCGTCATCGCATCTCCTCCACGCAGACTGGGGCGAACCGAACGTGATATATCTTCTGGAAGTATATCGCTTGTAGCCCTGCCTGCTCGCGTGGGCCGGGAGAGCGCGTATACTGCCGACGGTCGATGCGATCGCCCCCCGGCGCGCCCCGCTACCGCTTCTTCGGTCACATCCTGTCGCCCGCGCGCCGGACACTCGTGCGCGATGGACGGGAGCTGCCGCTGATTCCGCGCTACTTCGACCTCCTCGTCCTGCTCGTCGAGCGGCGGAACGAAGCGGTGTCGAGGAACGAGATTCTCGACGCAGTCTGGAGCGACGTAATCGTCACTGACGGCGCCCTGAGCCAGGCGGTCCGGATCCTCCGGCGCACGCTGGGCGACGACCCGCGTGAGCCGACTTTCATACGCACGGTTTCGCGGCACGGCTACCGCTTCGTCTGCGACGACGTCGTCGAGGAACCGGATGAAGGGCCGCTGGAACCAGCGCGGGCGGCTCCGGCGGAGCCCGCCGGCGCGAACGCCGCGTTCGATCAGGCCCTGGAGGCCTTGCTGAACGACGCTGGCGACGACGCCGAGGGAGCGGACATCAGACGGCGACAGGCCGCCGAGGGCCTCCACCAACTGGGGACGGCGGAGGCTCTCGAACGCCTGGACCTCAGAGAGGGACACGCCACCGCCCGCGCCTACCTGCGCGAGACCCGCTGGGACGTCCCGGGGGCAGGCCCGGTTCCGCTATTCGGACATCCCGGTTGGCTCACTGCCGCCCGGATTCTGTTCCTGCTTCGCCTCCGGCGCATGGCTCAGCTGGTCGAGCGCCGCTGGATGGCCGCGGCGGGTGGCGGCGCCGCTACCGGGGCGCTCGCCGGGTTCCTCGGCGGCCTCGTTCTACGTTTCGGACCCGGGTCTACGGCAGGCGACAGCGTGCTCGCGATGTTGCCGGTTCTCGGAACTGCGGTCGGCGGCGTCGCGGCCGCGGGGGTCGGCGCCGGCCTGGCCGCCGCGGAAGCGGCCTTCCGCACGCAGCGGCGGGTGGCGCTCGCCGCGGCCGGCGCGTTGAGCGGCCTGGTGGTCGGCGCGACCGCCCACCTCCTTGCACGCCTCGTGCTCGAGGGACTGTTCGGTCGCGATCTGTCGCCGCCGGTCGGCGCGGTGGAGGGCCTTGTCCTGGGCGGAGCGGTCGGACTGGGCTACGGGCTCGCCACGCCGACGACGGAAGGCGGGATGGCCACTCCGCATGGGCTAGCCCGGGTCCGCGTGGCACTTCTGACGGGGCTCGCCTGCGCCCTGGCCGCCGGCATGCTTGGCTGGAGCGGCCGGTTCCTGGGGGCGATGAGCCTCGACTTCATGGCGCAGAGTTTCCCCGGCTCGCAGGTCGGCCTCGCGCCCCTGGCCCGCCTGCTCGGCGAACAGGAGCCGGGGGTCGTGACCCGGGCCGCCATCAGCACCTTCGAAGGCCTGATGTTCGGCACCGGCCTGGCCGCGGGGCTGACCAGAAGGCCCCGCTAGGAGCTTGCGCGCGCCCGCCAAGGCGCACTTTCAGCGAAATATCACCGTACCCTCACTTCTCGCTCATGTCTTTGGGCTGCCTTCTTCCCATACTGCCTGCGAGTGAATCTGAGCGGGCGCCGCCGCAGACAAGGAGCGACTAAGAGATGCACGTCGGGCTCATCATGGACGGCAACGGTCGCTGGGCCCATGCGCGCGGGCTCTCAAGGACGGAAGGACACCGTCGCGGCGCCGACGCCGTGCGACGGGCGGTGGAGGCGGCGCCCGGGATCGGCATCACGACACTGACGCTCTATGCCTTCTCCGCCGACAACTGGCGGCGGCCGGCCGCCGAGGTGTCGACGCTGATGCGGTTGCTGCAGTCCTTTCTCGTTCGCGAGCGCACGAACTGTCGCCGCAACGGCGTGCGGCTCGCACTCATCGGCCGGCGGGATCGCCTGTCCCCCACCCTGGTTCGCGCCATCGAGAAGACGGAGTGCGCGACACGCGACGGCGGCCGGCTCTACCTGCGGCTGGCGGTGGACTACTCGGCCCGCTCGGCGATCCTCGCCGCGGCCGGCACGCTGCGGTCCGACGAAACCTGCGACGAGCACGCCTTCCTGCGGCGCGTCAACCGCGCCTGCCACTCCGATCCGGAGACGCCTCCCGTCGACCTGGTGATCCGGACGAGCGGCGAGCAGCGCCTGAGCGACTTCCTGCTGTTCGAGTCGGCTTACGCGGAGCTCATGTTCATCGAGACGTTGTGGCCTGACTTCGACGGCGAGGACCTGCGCCGGACGGTGGAGGCGTTTCGTCGCCGCGACCGTCGCTACGGTGGCCTGACCCGACGGGGAGCACTCGCCACCTGTGGGGTGGAGACGTCCGGGTAGCCGACCGGCGGCAATTCTCGCCGCCGTGCGCTACGGATTGAACAGAACCTGAATGGACAAACAGCTTACGGACGGAAACTCACGGTGATGGTGATCCGCGTGTCGACGGGCACGCCGTGCAGGAGTGTCGGCTCGTATCGCCACCCGCCAACCGCCTCTACCGCGGTGCGAGCCAGGTCGGGGTACACGGTGGTCATCGTCGCCGGGTCCACCGGGGCCAGGATCTGAAGCACGTCGACGGTGCCGTCCATCCTGACCAATCCATCCAGAACCACCTTGCCCTCGAACCCGCTGCCGCGAACGGAGGCGGGATAGACAGGAGACTGATCCCGGATCTTGATGGGGGGCAGAATCGTCCCGCCGCGCGTCCGATTCTCTCGGGCGCGGGCCAGTGCGTCGTCGCTCATCGTCACGGGTGGCGGCGGTGGCGCGTTAGTATCCGTCACGTTGATCGTCTCCTCGATGGAGCCGAGCCTGAGCACCACTTCCTCTTCGCGTTGTTCCTCCGCTTCCAGCGAGAACCGCCGAAACAGCCGCTCGAAGCCCGGTTTGCTCGCGACGAAGCTGTACTCTCCTGGTTCCAGCTCACCGAACTCGAAGCGGCCGGCCTCGTCGCCAGTGACATTTGACCGTTCCCACGTCGCCCGATTGGTGAGCGTGAGAGTGGGATTCTGCACGACGCGTCCGGTCTGGTCCGTGACCGTGCCGGAAATCCGCGCCGTCTGTGCGGCCGCTGGTGCGCTGACGGCGAGCAGCGAGGCGAGCGTCAATCCAAGGCTCGTGTTGCGGCGACGTACTGCCTGCCCGGTGCCCATTGGCAAACTGTATCAACACGTCGCCGGCAGCCCAAGCCTGCCGCCTATCCAGGTCGTTCTGCAGCACCCACGTCGCGGGTAGAGTAGTTACTGGCTGCTACGGCCGACGGGGCGGCACTGGAGTTCTGGACGCACGATGAGCGTCAAGCCAGCGACGCGCATGGAAGAAGCCCTGCTCCTGCGGCGGATACGGGAGGAGTTCCCCAACGTCACGTGGACGTCGCACCGGTACCTGACGCGCGGCTGGGACCATGCCGTCCTGATCCTCGACGAGGCGCTCGTCTTCCGGGCTCCCAAGGCCCGGGCGAGCCGGGATACGCTGGCGAACGAAGCCAGGCTGCTTCGCCACCTCCGGCCGAGGGTCAACGTCGGCATTCCCGACTACGTCTACGAGTCTGCCGACGGCTCGTTCGCTGGCTACAGACTTCTCGCCGGTCGGGAGCTGGACGTCGCTACGTTCGGACGGCTCTCCGTT from Acidobacteriota bacterium carries:
- a CDS encoding biotin/lipoyl-binding protein codes for the protein MTRYRVTVDGQTYDVEVDDPRARPVTARISGATYTVDVDSAPAETASGDSARADAAPAVKEPGPAEKTPSGSAPAVETAGKAPSGAGEGGSPRTMNAPIPGVVSRVSTRRGQTVARGDELLTIEAMKMFNVMRSPWAGKVKTIHVKDGDQVVQGQPLVTVTPR
- a CDS encoding sodium ion-translocating decarboxylase subunit beta gives rise to the protein MFAVGGTLIYLAIAKQYEPTLLLPIGFGVILGNLPNSPMNEPGGMLHILNEFGIQTELFPLFIFIGIGAMMDFRPLLSQPYFAILGAAGQLGIFATLILATLLGFPLNQAASIAVIGAIDGPTSIYVSSLLAPELLAPIAVTAYSYMSLVPIIQPPIMRLMTTRKERRIRMAYAPRPVPRLAVILFPITVTVVVGLLVPESAPLVATLMLGNLLRESGVVAQLTKSASNELANLSTLFLSLTIGSLMQAETFLQTQTLYILLLGLGAFALDTVAGVFFGKILCVVTGGRMNPLVGAAGISAFPMSGRLVQRVAQEEDFTNHVLMHAMGANTAGQLGSVIAGGVLLSLVSNVLG
- a CDS encoding polyketide cyclase, which gives rise to MEFDVDGQLGTVERFVSLLERDGQSAGSVTLSRRYATTVEDLWDAVTSAERIPRWFLPVSGRLELGGRYQLQGNAGGVITACDRPSQFTITWEFAGDVSWVDVRVVDDGAGRARLTLTHTARLSPHWDEYGPGAVGVGWELGLLGLALHLAKPDAPKPDEAEFAASRDGRAFITGSSDGWGQAAVAAGADPDVASASTRRTTAFYTGEPVEPA
- a CDS encoding DNA mismatch repair protein MutS produces the protein MLRLAVLGIAAVLGIGIVGGAGYSGWWLLAPLAGVFGLGVRLDRIEAERARLARAIAFYDRGLARLDDAWAGTGDRGDEFADPRHLYAADLDLFGEGSVFQRLCAARTRRGMGTLAAWLLSPAPPGRVRDRQDAVDELSSNLDLREDLAVLGDDTRAVVDAQALAIWGAAPPDSFSPALLAAGRIASVAGGLAVAAGVAYLLSGVRSLELSDGVRSLLGWYFVAAVIGVVLVQRRIQPIAARVFEGVAPPARDIALLGAVLDRLETERFRAPRLAELRARLDVDGERASRQVARLTRLREQVDSRRNAMARLIGFFVVWDLHLAHAVERWRLASGPKLGKWLGTVGELEALASLAGYRFERPEDVWPEFADGAPQFEADALAHPLLNADAVANDVRLDHHPQVLVLSGSNMSGKSTLLRAIGVNAVLAQAGAPVRARRLRMSPLTVGASIRIVDSLLDGSSRFHAEILRLRAILATAHLEEPDDDGAPGDAGPVLFLIDECLHGTNSHDRRVGADAVVGSLVERGAIGIVTTHDLALTAIADALGSRAVNVHFTDHLANGKLRFDYRLRPGVVGKGNALELMRAVGFEIPTASAKTMTE
- a CDS encoding type II toxin-antitoxin system VapC family toxin, with amino-acid sequence MRAMLDTNTCIYAMKRREGFEARLPLRECGISIIVLGELEWGACLSDRKRDSLAAIHDIVGAVQVVELDAEVARRYGQLRAHLRSIGQPIGPNDLWIAAHALARDVQLITHNLAEFQRVPGLTAETWMTG
- a CDS encoding AbrB/MazE/SpoVT family DNA-binding domain-containing protein; this translates as MTRPAGARRLGSKKEERDDRKIARVFMTGRSQAVRLPKEFRFDTDRVLIRREGRHVVLSPMFEDWDDYLKNGARLPDDFEAATPEMRKGELPLEKREPFD
- a CDS encoding transcriptional regulator, whose protein sequence is MRSPPGAPRYRFFGHILSPARRTLVRDGRELPLIPRYFDLLVLLVERRNEAVSRNEILDAVWSDVIVTDGALSQAVRILRRTLGDDPREPTFIRTVSRHGYRFVCDDVVEEPDEGPLEPARAAPAEPAGANAAFDQALEALLNDAGDDAEGADIRRRQAAEGLHQLGTAEALERLDLREGHATARAYLRETRWDVPGAGPVPLFGHPGWLTAARILFLLRLRRMAQLVERRWMAAAGGGAATGALAGFLGGLVLRFGPGSTAGDSVLAMLPVLGTAVGGVAAAGVGAGLAAAEAAFRTQRRVALAAAGALSGLVVGATAHLLARLVLEGLFGRDLSPPVGAVEGLVLGGAVGLGYGLATPTTEGGMATPHGLARVRVALLTGLACALAAGMLGWSGRFLGAMSLDFMAQSFPGSQVGLAPLARLLGEQEPGVVTRAAISTFEGLMFGTGLAAGLTRRPR
- the uppS gene encoding di-trans,poly-cis-decaprenylcistransferase, whose translation is MHVGLIMDGNGRWAHARGLSRTEGHRRGADAVRRAVEAAPGIGITTLTLYAFSADNWRRPAAEVSTLMRLLQSFLVRERTNCRRNGVRLALIGRRDRLSPTLVRAIEKTECATRDGGRLYLRLAVDYSARSAILAAAGTLRSDETCDEHAFLRRVNRACHSDPETPPVDLVIRTSGEQRLSDFLLFESAYAELMFIETLWPDFDGEDLRRTVEAFRRRDRRYGGLTRRGALATCGVETSG
- a CDS encoding TonB family protein, coding for MGTGQAVRRRNTSLGLTLASLLAVSAPAAAQTARISGTVTDQTGRVVQNPTLTLTNRATWERSNVTGDEAGRFEFGELEPGEYSFVASKPGFERLFRRFSLEAEEQREEEVVLRLGSIEETINVTDTNAPPPPPVTMSDDALARARENRTRGGTILPPIKIRDQSPVYPASVRGSGFEGKVVLDGLVRMDGTVDVLQILAPVDPATMTTVYPDLARTAVEAVGGWRYEPTLLHGVPVDTRITITVSFRP